The following are encoded in a window of Bos indicus isolate NIAB-ARS_2022 breed Sahiwal x Tharparkar chromosome 21, NIAB-ARS_B.indTharparkar_mat_pri_1.0, whole genome shotgun sequence genomic DNA:
- the MAN2A2 gene encoding alpha-mannosidase 2x isoform X2, with the protein MKLKKQVTVCGAAIFCVAVFSLYLMLDRVQHDPARHQNGGNFPRSQISVLQNRIEQLEQLLEENHEIISHIKDSVLELTANVEGPPALLPYYVANGSWVVPPEPRPSFFSISPQDCQFALGGRGPKPELQMLTISEELPFDNVDGGVWKQGFDISYSPHDWDSEDLQVFVVPHSHNDPGWLKTFDKYYTEQTQHILNNMVSKLQEDPRRRFIWAEVSFFAKWWDNISAQKRAAVRRLVGNGQLEIATGGWVMPDEANSHYFALIDQLIEGHQWLEKNLGATPRSGWAVDPFGYSPTMPYLLRRANLTSMLIQRVHYAIKKHFAASHSLEFMWRQTWDSDASTDIFCHMMPFYSYDVPHTCGPDPKICCQFDFKRLPGGRISCPWKVPPRAITEANVAERAGLLLDQYRKKSRLFRSNVLLVPLGDDFRYDKPQEWDAQFFNYQRLFDFLNSKPDLHVQAQFGTLSDYFDALYKRTGVEPGARPPGFPVLSGDFFSYADREDHYWTGYYTSRPFYKNLDRVLEAHLRGAEILYSLAVAHARRAGLASQFPLSNFALLTDARRTLGLFQHHDAITGTAKEAVVVDYGVRLLRSLVSLKQVIMNAAHYLVLGDKKTYHFDPEVPFLQMDDTRLNHDALPERTVIQLESSPRYVVLFNPLEQERLSVVSLLVSSPRVRVLSEEGQPLAVQVSAHWSSATDMVPDVYQVSVPVRLPALGLGVLQLQQGLDGPRTLPSSVRVYLHGRPLSVSRNEAFPLRVIDSGTSDFALSNRYMQVWFSGLTGLLKSVRRVDEEQEQRVDMEFLVYGTRSSKDKSGAYLFLPDGEAKPYVPRDPPVLRVTEGPFFSEVVACYEHVHQVVRLYNLPGVEGLSLDVSSLVDIRDYVNKELALRIRTDINSQGIFFTDLNGFQVQPRRYLNKLPLQANFYPMPVMAYLQDAQNRLTLHTAQALGVSSLHDGQLEVILDRRLMQDDNRGLGQGLKDNKRTCNHFRLLLERRTPGREPGFFSKLAAMFRGLIFHSSRNRNREVREAASASFPSLLSHLTSMYLNTPVLALPVARRQAPGPALRSFHPLASSLPCDFHLLNLRTLQAEEDGLPSAETALLLHRKGFDCGLEAKNLGFNCTTSQGKVALGSLFHGLDVVFLQPTSLTLLYPLASPSNSTDVYVEPMEITTFRLRLG; encoded by the exons ATGAAGCTGAAAAAGCAGGTGACAGTGTGTGGGGCTGCTATCTTCTGCGTGGCTGTCTTCTCGCTCTACCTCATGTTGGACCGAGTACAACATGATCCTGCTCGACACCAGAACGGTGGGAACTTCCCCCGG AGTCAGATATCTGTGCTACAGAACCGCATTGAACAGCTGGAACAGCTGTTGGAGGAGAACCATGAGATCATCAGCCACATCAAAGACTCTGTGCTGGAGCTGACGGCCAACGTGGAGGGCCCACCTGCCCTGCTGCCCTACTATGTGGCCAACGGCTCCTGGGTGGTGCCACCAGAGCCCCGGCCCAGCTTCTTCTCCATCTCCCCTCAAGACTGCCAGTTTGCTTTGGGGGGCCGTGGCCCGAAGCCAGAGCTGCAG ATGCTGACTATATCAGAGGAGTTGCCATTTGACAACGTGGATGGTGGCGTGTGGAAGCAAGGCTTCGACATTTCCTACAGCCCGCACGACTGGGACTCCGAGGACCTGCAGGTGTTCGTGGTCCCCCACTCTCACAACGACCCAG GCTGGCTCAAGACCTTTGACAAGTACTACACAGAACAGACCCAGCACATCCTCAACAACATGGTGTCTAAGCTGCAGGAGGACCCCCGGCGGCGCTTCATCTGGGCAGAAGTCTCCTTCTTCGCCAAGTGGTGGGACAACATCAGTGCCCAAAAGAGAGCAGCAGTCCGAAG GCTGGTGGGAAATGGGCAGCTGGAGATTGCAACAGGAGGCTGGGTGATGCCGGATGAGGCCAACTCCCATTATTTTGCGTTGATTGACCAGCTCATCGAGGGCCACCAGTGGCTGGAGAAGAACCTGG GTGCAACCCCGCGCTCAGGCTGGGCGGTGGACCCCTTTGGATACAGCCCCACCATGCCTTACCTGCTGCGCCGTGCCAACCTGACCAGCATGCTCATTCAGAGGGTACACTACGCCATCAAGAAGCACTTTGCCGCCAGCCACAGCCTGGAGTTCATGTGGAGGCAGACCTGGG ACTCGGACGCCAGCACAGACATCTTCTGCCACATGATGCCTTTCTACAGCTACGATGTCCCCCATACGTGTGGCCCGGATCCAAAGATCTGCTGCCAGTTCGATTTCAAGCGCTTGCCTGGTGGGCGGATCAGCTGCCCTTGGAAGGTGCCGCCCCGGGCTATCACGGAGGCCAATGTGGCCGAGAG GGCAGGCCTGCTCCTGGACCAGTACAGGAAGAAGTCCCGGCTCTTCCGGAGCAATGTGCTCCTGGTGCCGCTGGGCGATGACTTCCGCTACGACAAGCCCCAGGAGTGGGACGCCCAGTTCTTCAACTACCAGCGGCTCTTCGACTTCCTCAACAGCAAGCCTGACCTCCATGTGCAG GCCCAGTTTGGCACCCTCTCCGACTATTTTGACGCTCTATACAAGAGGACAGGGGTGGAGCCGGGGGCCCGGcctccaggtttccctgtgctGAGCGGGGATTTCTTCTCCTACGCGGACCGGGAGGACCACTACTGGACAGGCTATTACACTTCACGGCCTTTCTACAAGAACCTGGACCGCGTCCTGGAAGCACACCTGCG GGGCGCAGAGATCCTATACAGCCTGGCTGTGGCTCACGCCCGCCGCGCTGGACTGGCCAGCCAGTTCCCGCTCTCGAACTTCGCCCTTCTGACGGACGCTCGGCGCACACTGGGGCTCTTCCAGCACCACGACGCCATCACAGGCACGGCCAAGGAGGCCGTTGTGGTGGACTATGGGGTCAG GCTTCTGCGCTCCCTTGTCAGCCTGAAGCAGGTCATCATGAATGCAGCTCACTACCTGGTGCTGGGGGACAAGAAGACCTACCACTTTGACCCAGAGGTGCCCTTCCTGCAGATG GATGACACCCGCTTAAATCACGACGCCCTTCCAGAGCGCACAGTGATCCAGCTGGAATCTTCACCCAG GTATGTGGTGCTGTTCAACCCATTGGAGCAGGAGCGGCTCAGCGTGGTGTCCCTGCTGGTGAGCTCACCCCGGGTGCGTGTGCTTTCGGAGGAGGGTCAGCCCCTGGCCGTGCAGGTCAGCGCGCACTGGAGCTCTGCCACCGACATGGTCCCTGACGTCTATCAG GTATCTGTGCCTGTCCGCCTGCCAGCGCTGGGTCTTGGCGTGCTGCAGCTGCAGCAGGGCCTGGACGGGCCCCGCACGCTGCCCTCCTCCGTGCGCGTCTACCTACACGGGCGGCCGCTGTCTGTCAGCAGGAATGAGGCATTCCCTCTCCGTGTCATTGACTCGGGCACCAGTGACTTCGCCCTCAGCAACCGCTACATGCAggtctggttctcaggccttACCGGGCTCCTCAAG AGTGTCCGAAGGGTGGATGAGGAGCAGGAACAGCGGGTGGACATGGAGTTCCTCGTCTATGGCACCCGCTCGTCCAAAGATAAGAGTGGAGCCTACCTCTTTCTGCCTGACGGCGAGGCCAAG CCCTACGTCCCCAGGGACCCACCCGTGCTGCGCGTCACAGAAGGCCCTTTCTTCTCAGAGGTGGTTGCCTGCTACGAGCACGTTCACCAGGTGGTCCGGCTGTATAACCTGCCGG GGGTGGAGGGGCTGTCCCTGGATGTGTCGTCCTTGGTGGACATCCGCGACTACGTCAACAAGGAGCTGGCCCTGCGCATTCGCACGGACATCAACAGCCAGGGCATCTTCTTCACGGACCTCAACGGCTTTCAG GTGCAGCCCCGACGGTATCTGAACAAGCTGCCCCTGCAGGCCAACTTCTACCCCATGCCTGTCATGGCCTACCTCCAGGACGCCCAGAACCGCCTCACGCTGCACACGGCCCAGGCCCTGGGCGTCTCCAGCCTCCACGATG GCCAGCTAGAGGTGATCTTGGACCGGAGACTGATGCAGGACGACAACCGGGGCCTCGGCCAAGGGCTCAAGGACAACAAGAGAACCTGCAACCACTTCCGCCTCCTGTTAGAACGGCGAACCCCAGGCAGGGAG CCTGGCTTTTTCTCCAAACTGGCAGCCATGTTTAGGGGCTTGATCTTTCACAGCAGCAGGAACAGGAACCGAGAG GTCCGCGAGGCCGCCTCTGCAAGCTTCCCGTCCCTCCTCAGCCACCTGACCTCCATGTACCTGAACACCCCTGTGCTCGCCCTGCCCGTGGCCAGGAGGCAGGCCCCTGGCCCCGCTCTGCGCTCTTTTCACCCTCTGGCCTCCTCACTGCCCTGTGACTTCCACCTGCTCAACCTGCGGACGCTCCAGGCCGAG GAGGATGGCTTGCCCTCGGCAGAAACCGCGCTCCTCTTACACCGCAAGGGTTTTGACTGTGGCCTTGAGGCCAAGAACTTGGGTTTCAACTGCACCACCAGCCAAGGCAAG gtGGCCCTGGGCAGCCTCTTCCACGGCCTGGACGTGGTTTTCCTGCAGCCAACCTCCTTGACCTTGCTGTACCCTCTGGCCTCGCCCTCCAATAGCACTGACGTCTACGTGGAGCCCATGGAGATCACCACCTTTCGCCTCCGCTTGGGCTAG
- the MAN2A2 gene encoding alpha-mannosidase 2x isoform X1: MKLKKQVTVCGAAIFCVAVFSLYLMLDRVQHDPARHQNGGNFPRSQISVLQNRIEQLEQLLEENHEIISHIKDSVLELTANVEGPPALLPYYVANGSWVVPPEPRPSFFSISPQDCQFALGGRGPKPELQMLTISEELPFDNVDGGVWKQGFDISYSPHDWDSEDLQVFVVPHSHNDPGWLKTFDKYYTEQTQHILNNMVSKLQEDPRRRFIWAEVSFFAKWWDNISAQKRAAVRRLVGNGQLEIATGGWVMPDEANSHYFALIDQLIEGHQWLEKNLGATPRSGWAVDPFGYSPTMPYLLRRANLTSMLIQRVHYAIKKHFAASHSLEFMWRQTWDSDASTDIFCHMMPFYSYDVPHTCGPDPKICCQFDFKRLPGGRISCPWKVPPRAITEANVAERAGLLLDQYRKKSRLFRSNVLLVPLGDDFRYDKPQEWDAQFFNYQRLFDFLNSKPDLHVQAQFGTLSDYFDALYKRTGVEPGARPPGFPVLSGDFFSYADREDHYWTGYYTSRPFYKNLDRVLEAHLRGAEILYSLAVAHARRAGLASQFPLSNFALLTDARRTLGLFQHHDAITGTAKEAVVVDYGVRLLRSLVSLKQVIMNAAHYLVLGDKKTYHFDPEVPFLQMDDTRLNHDALPERTVIQLESSPRYVVLFNPLEQERLSVVSLLVSSPRVRVLSEEGQPLAVQVSAHWSSATDMVPDVYQVSVPVRLPALGLGVLQLQQGLDGPRTLPSSVRVYLHGRPLSVSRNEAFPLRVIDSGTSDFALSNRYMQVWFSGLTGLLKSVRRVDEEQEQRVDMEFLVYGTRSSKDKSGAYLFLPDGEAKPYVPRDPPVLRVTEGPFFSEVVACYEHVHQVVRLYNLPASLSVLHPGVEGLSLDVSSLVDIRDYVNKELALRIRTDINSQGIFFTDLNGFQVQPRRYLNKLPLQANFYPMPVMAYLQDAQNRLTLHTAQALGVSSLHDGQLEVILDRRLMQDDNRGLGQGLKDNKRTCNHFRLLLERRTPGREPGFFSKLAAMFRGLIFHSSRNRNREVREAASASFPSLLSHLTSMYLNTPVLALPVARRQAPGPALRSFHPLASSLPCDFHLLNLRTLQAEEDGLPSAETALLLHRKGFDCGLEAKNLGFNCTTSQGKVALGSLFHGLDVVFLQPTSLTLLYPLASPSNSTDVYVEPMEITTFRLRLG; encoded by the exons ATGAAGCTGAAAAAGCAGGTGACAGTGTGTGGGGCTGCTATCTTCTGCGTGGCTGTCTTCTCGCTCTACCTCATGTTGGACCGAGTACAACATGATCCTGCTCGACACCAGAACGGTGGGAACTTCCCCCGG AGTCAGATATCTGTGCTACAGAACCGCATTGAACAGCTGGAACAGCTGTTGGAGGAGAACCATGAGATCATCAGCCACATCAAAGACTCTGTGCTGGAGCTGACGGCCAACGTGGAGGGCCCACCTGCCCTGCTGCCCTACTATGTGGCCAACGGCTCCTGGGTGGTGCCACCAGAGCCCCGGCCCAGCTTCTTCTCCATCTCCCCTCAAGACTGCCAGTTTGCTTTGGGGGGCCGTGGCCCGAAGCCAGAGCTGCAG ATGCTGACTATATCAGAGGAGTTGCCATTTGACAACGTGGATGGTGGCGTGTGGAAGCAAGGCTTCGACATTTCCTACAGCCCGCACGACTGGGACTCCGAGGACCTGCAGGTGTTCGTGGTCCCCCACTCTCACAACGACCCAG GCTGGCTCAAGACCTTTGACAAGTACTACACAGAACAGACCCAGCACATCCTCAACAACATGGTGTCTAAGCTGCAGGAGGACCCCCGGCGGCGCTTCATCTGGGCAGAAGTCTCCTTCTTCGCCAAGTGGTGGGACAACATCAGTGCCCAAAAGAGAGCAGCAGTCCGAAG GCTGGTGGGAAATGGGCAGCTGGAGATTGCAACAGGAGGCTGGGTGATGCCGGATGAGGCCAACTCCCATTATTTTGCGTTGATTGACCAGCTCATCGAGGGCCACCAGTGGCTGGAGAAGAACCTGG GTGCAACCCCGCGCTCAGGCTGGGCGGTGGACCCCTTTGGATACAGCCCCACCATGCCTTACCTGCTGCGCCGTGCCAACCTGACCAGCATGCTCATTCAGAGGGTACACTACGCCATCAAGAAGCACTTTGCCGCCAGCCACAGCCTGGAGTTCATGTGGAGGCAGACCTGGG ACTCGGACGCCAGCACAGACATCTTCTGCCACATGATGCCTTTCTACAGCTACGATGTCCCCCATACGTGTGGCCCGGATCCAAAGATCTGCTGCCAGTTCGATTTCAAGCGCTTGCCTGGTGGGCGGATCAGCTGCCCTTGGAAGGTGCCGCCCCGGGCTATCACGGAGGCCAATGTGGCCGAGAG GGCAGGCCTGCTCCTGGACCAGTACAGGAAGAAGTCCCGGCTCTTCCGGAGCAATGTGCTCCTGGTGCCGCTGGGCGATGACTTCCGCTACGACAAGCCCCAGGAGTGGGACGCCCAGTTCTTCAACTACCAGCGGCTCTTCGACTTCCTCAACAGCAAGCCTGACCTCCATGTGCAG GCCCAGTTTGGCACCCTCTCCGACTATTTTGACGCTCTATACAAGAGGACAGGGGTGGAGCCGGGGGCCCGGcctccaggtttccctgtgctGAGCGGGGATTTCTTCTCCTACGCGGACCGGGAGGACCACTACTGGACAGGCTATTACACTTCACGGCCTTTCTACAAGAACCTGGACCGCGTCCTGGAAGCACACCTGCG GGGCGCAGAGATCCTATACAGCCTGGCTGTGGCTCACGCCCGCCGCGCTGGACTGGCCAGCCAGTTCCCGCTCTCGAACTTCGCCCTTCTGACGGACGCTCGGCGCACACTGGGGCTCTTCCAGCACCACGACGCCATCACAGGCACGGCCAAGGAGGCCGTTGTGGTGGACTATGGGGTCAG GCTTCTGCGCTCCCTTGTCAGCCTGAAGCAGGTCATCATGAATGCAGCTCACTACCTGGTGCTGGGGGACAAGAAGACCTACCACTTTGACCCAGAGGTGCCCTTCCTGCAGATG GATGACACCCGCTTAAATCACGACGCCCTTCCAGAGCGCACAGTGATCCAGCTGGAATCTTCACCCAG GTATGTGGTGCTGTTCAACCCATTGGAGCAGGAGCGGCTCAGCGTGGTGTCCCTGCTGGTGAGCTCACCCCGGGTGCGTGTGCTTTCGGAGGAGGGTCAGCCCCTGGCCGTGCAGGTCAGCGCGCACTGGAGCTCTGCCACCGACATGGTCCCTGACGTCTATCAG GTATCTGTGCCTGTCCGCCTGCCAGCGCTGGGTCTTGGCGTGCTGCAGCTGCAGCAGGGCCTGGACGGGCCCCGCACGCTGCCCTCCTCCGTGCGCGTCTACCTACACGGGCGGCCGCTGTCTGTCAGCAGGAATGAGGCATTCCCTCTCCGTGTCATTGACTCGGGCACCAGTGACTTCGCCCTCAGCAACCGCTACATGCAggtctggttctcaggccttACCGGGCTCCTCAAG AGTGTCCGAAGGGTGGATGAGGAGCAGGAACAGCGGGTGGACATGGAGTTCCTCGTCTATGGCACCCGCTCGTCCAAAGATAAGAGTGGAGCCTACCTCTTTCTGCCTGACGGCGAGGCCAAG CCCTACGTCCCCAGGGACCCACCCGTGCTGCGCGTCACAGAAGGCCCTTTCTTCTCAGAGGTGGTTGCCTGCTACGAGCACGTTCACCAGGTGGTCCGGCTGTATAACCTGCCGG cctctctctctgtcctgcACCCAGGGGTGGAGGGGCTGTCCCTGGATGTGTCGTCCTTGGTGGACATCCGCGACTACGTCAACAAGGAGCTGGCCCTGCGCATTCGCACGGACATCAACAGCCAGGGCATCTTCTTCACGGACCTCAACGGCTTTCAG GTGCAGCCCCGACGGTATCTGAACAAGCTGCCCCTGCAGGCCAACTTCTACCCCATGCCTGTCATGGCCTACCTCCAGGACGCCCAGAACCGCCTCACGCTGCACACGGCCCAGGCCCTGGGCGTCTCCAGCCTCCACGATG GCCAGCTAGAGGTGATCTTGGACCGGAGACTGATGCAGGACGACAACCGGGGCCTCGGCCAAGGGCTCAAGGACAACAAGAGAACCTGCAACCACTTCCGCCTCCTGTTAGAACGGCGAACCCCAGGCAGGGAG CCTGGCTTTTTCTCCAAACTGGCAGCCATGTTTAGGGGCTTGATCTTTCACAGCAGCAGGAACAGGAACCGAGAG GTCCGCGAGGCCGCCTCTGCAAGCTTCCCGTCCCTCCTCAGCCACCTGACCTCCATGTACCTGAACACCCCTGTGCTCGCCCTGCCCGTGGCCAGGAGGCAGGCCCCTGGCCCCGCTCTGCGCTCTTTTCACCCTCTGGCCTCCTCACTGCCCTGTGACTTCCACCTGCTCAACCTGCGGACGCTCCAGGCCGAG GAGGATGGCTTGCCCTCGGCAGAAACCGCGCTCCTCTTACACCGCAAGGGTTTTGACTGTGGCCTTGAGGCCAAGAACTTGGGTTTCAACTGCACCACCAGCCAAGGCAAG gtGGCCCTGGGCAGCCTCTTCCACGGCCTGGACGTGGTTTTCCTGCAGCCAACCTCCTTGACCTTGCTGTACCCTCTGGCCTCGCCCTCCAATAGCACTGACGTCTACGTGGAGCCCATGGAGATCACCACCTTTCGCCTCCGCTTGGGCTAG
- the MAN2A2 gene encoding alpha-mannosidase 2x isoform X3, with translation MKLKKQVTVCGAAIFCVAVFSLYLMLDRVQHDPARHQNGGNFPRSQISVLQNRIEQLEQLLEENHEIISHIKDSVLELTANVEGPPALLPYYVANGSWVVPPEPRPSFFSISPQDCQFALGGRGPKPELQMLTISEELPFDNVDGGVWKQGFDISYSPHDWDSEDLQVFVVPHSHNDPGWLKTFDKYYTEQTQHILNNMVSKLQEDPRRRFIWAEVSFFAKWWDNISAQKRAAVRRLVGNGQLEIATGGWVMPDEANSHYFALIDQLIEGHQWLEKNLGATPRSGWAVDPFGYSPTMPYLLRRANLTSMLIQRVHYAIKKHFAASHSLEFMWRQTWDSDASTDIFCHMMPFYSYDVPHTCGPDPKICCQFDFKRLPGGRISCPWKVPPRAITEANVAERAGLLLDQYRKKSRLFRSNVLLVPLGDDFRYDKPQEWDAQFFNYQRLFDFLNSKPDLHVQAQFGTLSDYFDALYKRTGVEPGARPPGFPVLSGDFFSYADREDHYWTGYYTSRPFYKNLDRVLEAHLRGAEILYSLAVAHARRAGLASQFPLSNFALLTDARRTLGLFQHHDAITGTAKEAVVVDYGVRLLRSLVSLKQVIMNAAHYLVLGDKKTYHFDPEVPFLQMDDTRLNHDALPERTVIQLESSPRYVVLFNPLEQERLSVVSLLVSSPRVRVLSEEGQPLAVQVSAHWSSATDMVPDVYQVSVPVRLPALGLGVLQLQQGLDGPRTLPSSVRVYLHGRPLSVSRNEAFPLRVIDSGTSDFALSNRYMQSVRRVDEEQEQRVDMEFLVYGTRSSKDKSGAYLFLPDGEAKPYVPRDPPVLRVTEGPFFSEVVACYEHVHQVVRLYNLPASLSVLHPGVEGLSLDVSSLVDIRDYVNKELALRIRTDINSQGIFFTDLNGFQVQPRRYLNKLPLQANFYPMPVMAYLQDAQNRLTLHTAQALGVSSLHDGQLEVILDRRLMQDDNRGLGQGLKDNKRTCNHFRLLLERRTPGREPGFFSKLAAMFRGLIFHSSRNRNREVREAASASFPSLLSHLTSMYLNTPVLALPVARRQAPGPALRSFHPLASSLPCDFHLLNLRTLQAEEDGLPSAETALLLHRKGFDCGLEAKNLGFNCTTSQGKVALGSLFHGLDVVFLQPTSLTLLYPLASPSNSTDVYVEPMEITTFRLRLG, from the exons ATGAAGCTGAAAAAGCAGGTGACAGTGTGTGGGGCTGCTATCTTCTGCGTGGCTGTCTTCTCGCTCTACCTCATGTTGGACCGAGTACAACATGATCCTGCTCGACACCAGAACGGTGGGAACTTCCCCCGG AGTCAGATATCTGTGCTACAGAACCGCATTGAACAGCTGGAACAGCTGTTGGAGGAGAACCATGAGATCATCAGCCACATCAAAGACTCTGTGCTGGAGCTGACGGCCAACGTGGAGGGCCCACCTGCCCTGCTGCCCTACTATGTGGCCAACGGCTCCTGGGTGGTGCCACCAGAGCCCCGGCCCAGCTTCTTCTCCATCTCCCCTCAAGACTGCCAGTTTGCTTTGGGGGGCCGTGGCCCGAAGCCAGAGCTGCAG ATGCTGACTATATCAGAGGAGTTGCCATTTGACAACGTGGATGGTGGCGTGTGGAAGCAAGGCTTCGACATTTCCTACAGCCCGCACGACTGGGACTCCGAGGACCTGCAGGTGTTCGTGGTCCCCCACTCTCACAACGACCCAG GCTGGCTCAAGACCTTTGACAAGTACTACACAGAACAGACCCAGCACATCCTCAACAACATGGTGTCTAAGCTGCAGGAGGACCCCCGGCGGCGCTTCATCTGGGCAGAAGTCTCCTTCTTCGCCAAGTGGTGGGACAACATCAGTGCCCAAAAGAGAGCAGCAGTCCGAAG GCTGGTGGGAAATGGGCAGCTGGAGATTGCAACAGGAGGCTGGGTGATGCCGGATGAGGCCAACTCCCATTATTTTGCGTTGATTGACCAGCTCATCGAGGGCCACCAGTGGCTGGAGAAGAACCTGG GTGCAACCCCGCGCTCAGGCTGGGCGGTGGACCCCTTTGGATACAGCCCCACCATGCCTTACCTGCTGCGCCGTGCCAACCTGACCAGCATGCTCATTCAGAGGGTACACTACGCCATCAAGAAGCACTTTGCCGCCAGCCACAGCCTGGAGTTCATGTGGAGGCAGACCTGGG ACTCGGACGCCAGCACAGACATCTTCTGCCACATGATGCCTTTCTACAGCTACGATGTCCCCCATACGTGTGGCCCGGATCCAAAGATCTGCTGCCAGTTCGATTTCAAGCGCTTGCCTGGTGGGCGGATCAGCTGCCCTTGGAAGGTGCCGCCCCGGGCTATCACGGAGGCCAATGTGGCCGAGAG GGCAGGCCTGCTCCTGGACCAGTACAGGAAGAAGTCCCGGCTCTTCCGGAGCAATGTGCTCCTGGTGCCGCTGGGCGATGACTTCCGCTACGACAAGCCCCAGGAGTGGGACGCCCAGTTCTTCAACTACCAGCGGCTCTTCGACTTCCTCAACAGCAAGCCTGACCTCCATGTGCAG GCCCAGTTTGGCACCCTCTCCGACTATTTTGACGCTCTATACAAGAGGACAGGGGTGGAGCCGGGGGCCCGGcctccaggtttccctgtgctGAGCGGGGATTTCTTCTCCTACGCGGACCGGGAGGACCACTACTGGACAGGCTATTACACTTCACGGCCTTTCTACAAGAACCTGGACCGCGTCCTGGAAGCACACCTGCG GGGCGCAGAGATCCTATACAGCCTGGCTGTGGCTCACGCCCGCCGCGCTGGACTGGCCAGCCAGTTCCCGCTCTCGAACTTCGCCCTTCTGACGGACGCTCGGCGCACACTGGGGCTCTTCCAGCACCACGACGCCATCACAGGCACGGCCAAGGAGGCCGTTGTGGTGGACTATGGGGTCAG GCTTCTGCGCTCCCTTGTCAGCCTGAAGCAGGTCATCATGAATGCAGCTCACTACCTGGTGCTGGGGGACAAGAAGACCTACCACTTTGACCCAGAGGTGCCCTTCCTGCAGATG GATGACACCCGCTTAAATCACGACGCCCTTCCAGAGCGCACAGTGATCCAGCTGGAATCTTCACCCAG GTATGTGGTGCTGTTCAACCCATTGGAGCAGGAGCGGCTCAGCGTGGTGTCCCTGCTGGTGAGCTCACCCCGGGTGCGTGTGCTTTCGGAGGAGGGTCAGCCCCTGGCCGTGCAGGTCAGCGCGCACTGGAGCTCTGCCACCGACATGGTCCCTGACGTCTATCAG GTATCTGTGCCTGTCCGCCTGCCAGCGCTGGGTCTTGGCGTGCTGCAGCTGCAGCAGGGCCTGGACGGGCCCCGCACGCTGCCCTCCTCCGTGCGCGTCTACCTACACGGGCGGCCGCTGTCTGTCAGCAGGAATGAGGCATTCCCTCTCCGTGTCATTGACTCGGGCACCAGTGACTTCGCCCTCAGCAACCGCTACATGCAg AGTGTCCGAAGGGTGGATGAGGAGCAGGAACAGCGGGTGGACATGGAGTTCCTCGTCTATGGCACCCGCTCGTCCAAAGATAAGAGTGGAGCCTACCTCTTTCTGCCTGACGGCGAGGCCAAG CCCTACGTCCCCAGGGACCCACCCGTGCTGCGCGTCACAGAAGGCCCTTTCTTCTCAGAGGTGGTTGCCTGCTACGAGCACGTTCACCAGGTGGTCCGGCTGTATAACCTGCCGG cctctctctctgtcctgcACCCAGGGGTGGAGGGGCTGTCCCTGGATGTGTCGTCCTTGGTGGACATCCGCGACTACGTCAACAAGGAGCTGGCCCTGCGCATTCGCACGGACATCAACAGCCAGGGCATCTTCTTCACGGACCTCAACGGCTTTCAG GTGCAGCCCCGACGGTATCTGAACAAGCTGCCCCTGCAGGCCAACTTCTACCCCATGCCTGTCATGGCCTACCTCCAGGACGCCCAGAACCGCCTCACGCTGCACACGGCCCAGGCCCTGGGCGTCTCCAGCCTCCACGATG GCCAGCTAGAGGTGATCTTGGACCGGAGACTGATGCAGGACGACAACCGGGGCCTCGGCCAAGGGCTCAAGGACAACAAGAGAACCTGCAACCACTTCCGCCTCCTGTTAGAACGGCGAACCCCAGGCAGGGAG CCTGGCTTTTTCTCCAAACTGGCAGCCATGTTTAGGGGCTTGATCTTTCACAGCAGCAGGAACAGGAACCGAGAG GTCCGCGAGGCCGCCTCTGCAAGCTTCCCGTCCCTCCTCAGCCACCTGACCTCCATGTACCTGAACACCCCTGTGCTCGCCCTGCCCGTGGCCAGGAGGCAGGCCCCTGGCCCCGCTCTGCGCTCTTTTCACCCTCTGGCCTCCTCACTGCCCTGTGACTTCCACCTGCTCAACCTGCGGACGCTCCAGGCCGAG GAGGATGGCTTGCCCTCGGCAGAAACCGCGCTCCTCTTACACCGCAAGGGTTTTGACTGTGGCCTTGAGGCCAAGAACTTGGGTTTCAACTGCACCACCAGCCAAGGCAAG gtGGCCCTGGGCAGCCTCTTCCACGGCCTGGACGTGGTTTTCCTGCAGCCAACCTCCTTGACCTTGCTGTACCCTCTGGCCTCGCCCTCCAATAGCACTGACGTCTACGTGGAGCCCATGGAGATCACCACCTTTCGCCTCCGCTTGGGCTAG